Genomic segment of Canis aureus isolate CA01 chromosome 16, VMU_Caureus_v.1.0, whole genome shotgun sequence:
TTCCCCGAGATTGAGTGACAGCCTAGGAGAGGATGTGGATCTCCTGCAGAGAGCTGGAATCTTCTAGGCCACTCACCACAGCCCTGCAGGAGCCTCGCTCAGGAGTTTCCTGCCCCTGTACATGTGCTGAGTGTGCTTGTGTATGTGGGGGAACCATCCCAGCAGGGCTTGTGTAAACTCTCCAGCTGCGTCAGGCTTCTCGGTCCAGGGTTCACCTTCATCCAGCCTGGAGCTTGACTGCCTCCTCCCAGTAGTGGCCCTCCAAGGTTAAGGATTTGAACAAAGCTGTGAGGAGTGGCGTGTTAAACACTTGAGAGGGTAGAGGTCATATGTCTCAAGCTGTGGATACTGCTTCTCATCCAAATCTCTGTCACCCCTTTATGCAAGACTCAGGACCTCAGGGTTTCCACTGACTTCTCCAGCTTCCCACTGAGATAGCCTGGCTTTAATGTGGAATTAAATTacgtatttaaaaaatttatgtatttttaaaaaacatgtatatttttgaaaacttgcattttaaaatgtacttgttCCTTgctctgaattttaaaagtaggTTGATGTTTTCAGTTTCTAAGAAAACAATGTTGCCTTTTATTTGTGGGTAGTGGTTGACAGGCATCCCTTCCTTTGAAGGCTAGGTCGCTAGGGATCCAAGCTGGTTAAGTCTTCATGAGGGCTGGGCCAGCGCAGCCTCCGCAGGGCTGCGGTTCTGTTAAGTGGAGTGCATTTTCACCGGAGCCTTCCATCCTGCCCCTCACACCTGAATCCCTTGTCAGGTCTATTGTCTCCCTAGGTGTTAACTGCTTTCTCAACCTTGCCTTTCCCACTCATCCACAGAGAAGGGCCCCAGCATTTAAATCTGGGGAAGCAGCACATGTTTTTCTACTCCCCTTTCCCTGAAGATCCAGTGTCCTCTTTCTTCATTGGCAGAACACAGGGCTTGCTCCagcctctccctgcacccccttGCCCGGGTGCCTTCTCCCCCCCATTCTCCAGACCATCTCCATTATAAACACTTGTTCCCAGTTTCAGCAAAAACagaatcctggagtcccagcagaagggggggcaggagggcagcccaggtggctcagcggtttagcggccgccttcagcccagggtgtgatcctggagacatgggatcgagtcccacgtgggctccctgcaaggatcctgcttctccctctgcctgtgtctgttcctctctgtctctcatgaatgaataaataaagtcttaaaagggGGAGGGTAGGACACACAGTTGGGGTGTagacctaggtagctcagtcgtGGGAACAGCAGCACAGAAACCACAGGCCAAACTCTGCCTGAGGGAGCCTCAGAGGGCCTCAAAGCTCAGTAGCCAGTGGCCTGGGAGCACCAGAGGGGGAAAGAACAGGTATCACTGAACCCATTTTTCAGAGGAAAAGTCCAAGGTTAAGTTAACTGGCTTCCCAGATCCATCTGGGAAGTGTCAGGGCCAGACCCCAACCCTGGTCATCTGTCCCAAGGCCAAAGCTCTTTCTGAACCTCCGGGTCCTTCTCCCATGGTAGTAAAAAGGACACAGAACAACtaagaggagaagcaggggccTTTATTGGGGTCTGGCAGatgtggtggaggtggaggtggaatCCTAGGCAGAGAAAAGGCAAAGGGCCCTAGAAGCAGGAACCCAGCCCACCTGGCCTCCACCCTGCAGCCCCTCTCCTACCCCTAACCCCTGACTccagcctcctcctgcctctcagaACACGGAGCACCAAGAATGGACAAGCAGGACCCTCCAGGGCCACAGCTTGGAGCGGAGTGCAGGATGCAGGCTTCTGTCTGCCCACCATGGAGACTCTGGGAAGCTTAGTGCACCCCTTTCCACCATGATAAAGTGGAACGCTCCTTCTCTGTCACCCAGAACAGAGTGAACTCTCGTCCTCTGTGTTGGGGGAGAGGAGTGCAGCTTGGGCTTCTAAGCAGGGCCTGGGAAGAGGCTGGAGGCGACACCCCCAGAGGAGCTCCTGGACCCCACCTTTGCACTTGCAGCGTCTCCATTTTTCCTTCCCAACGACTCTGGTGAGCAGCTCAGAGTCTGGGCAGGGGCGGCAGGTGGGCCAGTGGGGATCTGCTCCAAAGACATCTGTGGGTTTCAGAGTGAGGGTTTCCCCAACACCAAACGCATCTATATGTACACAAGATAGCACCCACCGGTGGCAGGGGAGCAGCGGCCAGGCCTAGTAAGAGTAGCCACCCTTGGGGCCAAAGGGCTGGGTGGGGCCAGCTAGCTCTGGGAGGTAGGCAGGGCTCTCGTCCAAATGGGACAAAGGGACTGTGTCCTCCTCACTGACTGGCCGGTCAAACTCAGCCTTCAGGGCTGGACGCTGATTGTCCGGGAAAGCCAGAGAGAAGAGGGCCTCGGGCTCACACACAAACTTGTACACGTAGCGCTCGCCGGCCACCTGTGGGGAGAGAGGGGCTGGGTGGGCCTAGCTCGCCCTGCGGGTCAGCATGGGATGGGGGACACAGCACCGGGCCAGGGTGGGGcagatgcggggggggggggcgggggcgcagttCTCGTGCTCCCATCTGACTGCCTCCACGCTCAGGCCTTTCTGGTTACCGTGTGGCACTTTTTTGGGAGCAGGAAATCTTGTCCACTACTTCTTGTTCCCTCTGACAGGTTCATTACCTGCTCCCACAGACTTGCTGGGAaatgctcccctgcccccctgaGGCCCCCATCCCTGGGCCCGCAGCCCCCACCTTCTGCATGATGCCTTTCTCATAGTAGTATCGGAGTGAGCGGCTCAGCTTGTCGTAATTCATGGCCGGCCGGTTCTTCTGGATGCCCCAGAGCCTGGCGACCTGGAGACAGGACAGAGTTTTGGGACAGTGGTGCTAGCTTAGCAGGAAAAAAGATAGGGGCAGGGGAGGACAGGTCAGAAAGAGCACCTGAGTTACTTGGAACAAAATGGTGAGCTGGTCCTGCAGTAAGCAGCGGCCCAGAGACCCAGGTCTGACAGGAGTCAGG
This window contains:
- the ETV4 gene encoding ETS translocation variant 4 isoform X5 codes for the protein MYLHTEGFSGHSPGDRTVGYGYEKPLRPFPDDVCVVPEKFEGDIKQEGVGAFREGPPYQRRGALQLWQFLVALLDDPTNAHFIAWTGRGMEFKLIEPEEVARLWGIQKNRPAMNYDKLSRSLRYYYEKGIMQKVAGERYVYKFVCEPEALFSLAFPDNQRPALKAEFDRPVSEEDTVPLSHLDESPAYLPELAGPTQPFGPKGGYSY